In Brienomyrus brachyistius isolate T26 unplaced genomic scaffold, BBRACH_0.4 scaffold33, whole genome shotgun sequence, a genomic segment contains:
- the LOC125721462 gene encoding NACHT, LRR and PYD domains-containing protein 12-like isoform X9 gives MDGSASEMCPPVGCNRKSPESVLMKRADSPVPSCVSMKSDWSVKQRIRFFEGSFPTDQSVLMKRADSPVPSCVSMKSDWSMGPPDNFREGPFPTDQSVLMKRADSPVPSCVSMKSDWSMGPPDNFREGPFPTDQRDQMEECSSDLHDKSGLSSILKSLEEKAMKFLKDELKTFVRYLDQNYPECSEPQLEEDNDLDSDGQMQKTSVREVALKITLYILRTMKQDDLADLLDKRQLMLQEIKCKLKKQFECVFEGKAKEGQPTLLSEIYTELYITEGGTGSVNDEHEVRQIETASKKRRTEDTTVKCNDIFKPLCGCVTPIRTVLTKGVAGIGKTVSVQKFILDWAEGKANQDVHFIFALPFRDLNLIKEEYSLIELLHHFVPELKSFQSTYLFRYKVLFIFDGLDECRLPLDFQNNESWFDVTKKTSLDVLLTNLIKGNLLPSALLWITSRPAAANQIPAKCVHQVTEIRGFSDAQKEEYFKKRFNDQSLVSRIITHVKSSRSLLIMCHIPVFCWISATVLKRFFSETDRGEIPKTLTEMYTHFLIFQTSLKNDKYMKNHETKLKEYSKEFLLKLGKLAFDNIEKGNLIFYEQDLTENDIDVTEASVYSGMCTEVFKEEYGLYQEKVYCFVHLSIQEYLAALYVFLSNSSADLLKTAVDQALESKNGHLDLYLRFLLGLSTDSSKTLLQRLLGQTGISSHTIMETAQYIKEKIQENLSPERTINLFHCLTELGDNSLVEEVQRYLNSGNISADDLSPAQYSALAFVMLMSDEELDVFDLKKYIRSDEEHCRLLPVVKNSRTALLNSCDLIDKHCEVLCSALRSNSSPLRELDLNDNNLKDSGVKLLSAALGDLHCKLEILRLSGCRVTEEGCSSLASALKLNPSHLRELDLSYNHPGDSGVKLLSTVLEDLSCKLEKLQVDRCELREKCCESLASALRSNSSPLRELDLSNNDLQDSGVKMLSAGLGDLHCKLEILRLSGCRVTEEGCSYLASALRSNPSHLRELDLSYNHPGDSGVKLLSAVLEDLSCKLEKLQVGRCELTEKCCEALASALRSNSSPLRELDLTDNDLQDSGVKLLSAGLGNLHCKLGVVSFWEWREVELRPQTRAAERSAPALGNGSRRGLLPRHRSTART, from the exons atggatggatctgcttctgaaatgtgcccccctgtggggtgtaacagaaagagccctgagag tgtcctgatgaagagagcagactcccctgtacccagctgtgtttccatgaagagtgactggtcagTGAAGCAACGAATCAGATTCTTTGAGGgatcttttcctacagatcaaag tgtcctgatgaagagagcagactctcctgtacccagctgtgtttccatgaagagtgactggtcaatggGCCCCCCAGataacttcagagagggaccttttcctacagatcaaag tgtcctgatgaagagagcagactctcctgtacccagctgtgtttccatgaagagtgactggtcaatggGCCCCCCAGataacttcagagagggaccttttcctacagatcaaag agaccaaatggaagaatgcagttcagatctacatgataaatctggtttatcatccatattgaag tcactagaggaaaaagccatgaagttcctaaaggacgagctgaagacgtttgtgaggtacctagatcagaattacccagaatgctctgagcctcagctggaggaggacaatgacctggacagtgatggtcagatgcagaagaccagtgttagagaggtagctctgaagatcacactgtacatcctgaggaccatgaagcaagatgatcttgctgacctgctggacaaga gacagctcatgctacaggaaatcaaatgtaaacttaagaagcaatttgagtgtgtatttgaagggaaagctaaggaaggacagccaacacttctcagtgagatttacacagaactctacataactgaaggtgggactggatcagtcaatgatgaacatgaagtgagacagattgaaacagcatccaagaaaaggcgaacagaagatactacagtcaagtgcaatgatatatttaaacccttatgtgggtgtgtgacacctatcagaactgtactcactaaaggggtggcaggtatcgggaaaacagtttctgtgcagaaattcattctcgactgggcagaaggaaaagcaaaccaggatgttcacttcatatttgctcttcctttccgggacctgaatttgattaaggaggaatacagtctgattgaactgcttcaccactttgtcccagaactgaaatcatttcaatccacttacctgtttaggtacaaagtcttgttcatctttgatggtctggatgagtgtcgccttcctctggattttcagaacaatgagagctggtttgatgtaacaaagaaaacgtcactggatgtgctgttgactaacctcattaaggggaatctgctcccatccgctctcctctggataacctcccggccagcagcagccaatcagatacctgctaagtgtgtccaccaggtgacagagatacgagggttcagtgatgcccagaaggaggagtattttaagaagagatttaatgatcagagcctggtcagcaggattatcacacatgtgaaatcatcaaggagcctcttaatcatgtgccacatacctgtgttctgctggatttcagccactgtgcttaagaggttttttagtgagactgacaggggagaaattccaaagactctgactgaaatgtacacacacttcctgatctttcagacaagtttaaaaaatgacaagtatatgaaaaaccatgaaactaaacttaaggaatacagcaaggaattccttttaaaacttggtaaacttgcttttgacaatattgagaaaggcaatctcatattttatgagcaagatctgacagagaatgacattgatgtcactgaagcttcagtttactctggaatgtgcacagaagtctttaaagaggagtatgggttgtaccaggagaaggtgtactgctttgtgcatctgagcatccaggagtatctcgctgctttatatgtgtttctgtcaaactcatcagctgacctgctgaagactgcagtggatcaggcattagagagcaagaatggacacttggacctctacctccgcttcctcctgggcctctcaacagactccagtaagactctgttacaaaggctactgggacagacaggaatcagctcacataccattatggaaacagcccaatacatcaaggagaaaatacaggagaatttatctccagaaaggaccatcaacctgttccactgtctgactgagctgggtgacaattctctagtagaggaagtacaaagatacctgaattcaggaaacatttcagcagatgacctctcacctgcacagtactcagctctggcctttgtgatgctgatgtcagatgaggagctggatgtgtttgatctgaagaaatacatcagatcagatgaagagcactgcaggctgctgcctgtggtcaagaactccaggacggctct gctgaacagctgtgatctcatagataaacactgtgaagtgctgtgttcagctctaagatcaaactcttcccccctgagagaACTGGACCTGAATGACAataacctgaaggattcaggagtgaagctgctctctgctgcgctgggggatttacactgtaaactggagatactgag gctgtcaggctgtagagtcacagaagaaggctgttcttccctggcttcagctctgaagttaaacccctcacacctgagagagctggatctgagctacaatcacccaggagactcaggagtgaagctgctctctactgtactggaggatctcagctgtaaactggagaagctgca ggtGGACCGGTGTGAACTcagagagaaatgctgtgagtcactggcttcagctctcagatcaaactcctcacccctgagagagctggacctgagtaacaatgacctgcaggactcaggagtgaagatgctctctgctggactgggggacttacactgtaaactggagatactgag gctgtcaggctgtagagtcacagaagaaggctgttcttacctggcttcagctctgaggtcaaacccctcacacctgagagagctggacctgagctacaatcacccaggagattcaggagtgaagctactCTCtgctgttctggaggatctcagctgtaaactggagaagctgca ggtgggccggtgtgaactcacagagaaatgctgtgaggcactggcttcagctctcagatcaaactcctcacccctgagagagctggacctgactgacaatgacctgcaggactcaggagtgaagctgctctctgctggactggggaacttacactgtaaactgggggtagtgAG TTTCTGGGAGTGGCGGGAGGTGGAGCTACGTCCACAAACACGTGCGGCGGAAAGATCAGCTCCAGCTCTGGGTAACGGAAGCAGAAGGGGTCTACTTCCTCGTCATCGCTCAACGGCCAGAACATAG